The following are from one region of the Nicotiana tabacum cultivar K326 chromosome 3, ASM71507v2, whole genome shotgun sequence genome:
- the LOC142175524 gene encoding uncharacterized protein LOC142175524, whose translation MAGIGSASLVDNKAHGWIIDTGATNHMVSDPNMLSEADEVKPTNSKQDLYSGIVKGIGKETCGLYILAPHVAKILEARSTAIKETKANNLQNRTCAYTPQQNGVAERNHRHILEVARAMRMPSTILNGASPFEKMYNRKPSLEHLRVMGCLCYAKDVKVHDKFMPRSIPTVLMGYSSVQKGYILLNFTNNCFFVNMDTIFKENVNHEELETYIDREAGMIPTEDTDLSMVGDLEDEAGSSGHSPIQEQAPAPVLAQLYGHRSLQPVGIRTSTRDRNPPIWLKDFVSPNVHQNVPYSIANYVNYSGVSPKYQSYLAVFSSIVEPSFFVELTKALCAFGFSESQYDRSLFVKKLLEEGTVIVLVYVDDMLVIEGILMHQRKYDLELISELRLGVAKLAITPLEMNAKLITKEYDDHLKIQESAEDDVLTNPRAYQRLIESCCT comes from the exons ATGGCAGGTATCGGTAGTGCAAGTTTAGTGGATAATAAAGCTCATGGCTGGATTATTGATACAGGAGCCACCAACCACATGGTGTCTGATCCTAATATGTTGTCTGAGGCAGACGAAGTCAAACCTACTAATTCTAAGCAA GATCTCTACAGTGGAATAGTGAAAGGGATTGGTAAAGAAACATGTGGTCTTTACATTCTAGCACCACATGTAGCTAAGATACTAGAAGCAAGGAGCACGGCTATCAAGGAAACTAAAGCAAACAATCTGCAGAAT AGAACATGTGCCTATACTCCTCAGCAGAATGGAGTAGCTGAGAGAAATCATAGACACATCTTAGAGGTTGCTAGAGCTATGAG GATGCCTTCTACAATCCTAAATGGTGCATCACCTTTTGAGAAGATGTATAATAGAAAACCTTCACTAGAACATCTGAGAGTGATGGGATGTCTATGTTATGCCAAGGATGTAaaagtccatgacaagtttatgCCAAGATCAATTCCTACAGTGCTAATGGGATACTCATCAGTTCAGAAAGGCTATATACTCTTAAATTTTACTAACAACTGCTTCTTTGTTAACATGGATACTATCTTCAAAGAAAAT GTCAACCATGAAGAACTAGAGACCTATATTGATCGTGAAGCAGGAATGATTCCCACCGAAGATACTGACCTTTCTATGGTAGGTGATCTAGAAGATGAAGCAGGCTCATCAGGTCATAGTCCTATTCAGGAGCAAGCACCTGCACCTGTACTTGCACAGTTGTATGGGCATCGATCCCTACAACCTGTTGGCATTAGAACATCTACAAGAGATAGGAATCCACCTATCTGGCTAAAGGACTTTGTTTCTCCGAATGTTCATCAGAATGTTCCTTATAGCATAGCCAACTATGTAAACTACAGTGGTGTTTCCCCTAAATATCAATCATATCTTGCAGTTTTCTCCTCCATTGTTGAACCTTCTTTCTTTGTTGAG CTTACTAAAGCCTTATGTGCATTTGGCTTTTCTGAGAGCCAATATGATCGCTCTTTATTTGTCAAGAAGCTACTAGAAGAAGGCACTGTTATTGTGCTTGTGTATGTAGATGATATGCTAGTAATTG AAGGAATTCTAATGCACCAGAGAAAATATGACTTAGAACTCATCTCAGAACTTAGACTTGGAGTAGCTAAGCTAGCTATAACACCTTTGGAGATGAATGCAAAATTGATTACAAAGGAATATGATGATCATTTGAAGATTCAAGAAAGTGCAGAAGATGATGTGCTGACTAATCCAAGAGCTTACCAAAGATTAATTGAAAGCTGTTGTACCTAA